Proteins from one Algicella marina genomic window:
- a CDS encoding SCO family protein has translation MTRIYALLALAITTLMLAATAAYVLIGRGGDRLAGCGGGTVVAGAETIGGPFELTRQDGVRVTEKEVITGPTLIYFGYTYCPDVCPVDTVRNAEAVSLLEEQGIDAVPVMITVDPQRDTPEVLADYTGWMHPRMIGLTGSEAEVDAAAKAYKVYYAKRGAGEDYLMDHLTFTYLMAPDEGFLDFFERDATAEEIAETVACYADLTGGV, from the coding sequence ATGACCCGGATCTACGCACTGCTGGCCCTGGCCATCACCACCCTGATGCTGGCGGCGACGGCTGCCTATGTGCTGATCGGGCGCGGCGGGGACAGGCTGGCCGGTTGCGGCGGCGGTACCGTCGTTGCCGGTGCGGAGACGATCGGCGGGCCGTTCGAACTCACCCGGCAGGACGGCGTGCGGGTGACGGAAAAGGAAGTCATCACCGGACCGACGCTGATCTATTTCGGCTATACCTACTGCCCCGATGTCTGTCCGGTGGACACGGTGCGCAATGCCGAGGCGGTCTCGCTGTTGGAGGAGCAGGGCATCGACGCCGTGCCAGTGATGATTACCGTTGATCCGCAGCGGGATACGCCGGAGGTGCTGGCGGACTACACCGGCTGGATGCACCCCCGCATGATCGGCCTGACCGGCAGCGAAGCGGAGGTCGACGCGGCAGCGAAAGCCTACAAGGTGTATTACGCCAAACGTGGGGCCGGTGAGGATTACCTGATGGACCACCTGACCTTCACCTACCTGATGGCACCCGACGAAGGGTTTCTCGATTTCTTCGAACGTGATGCCACAGCGGAGGAAATCGCCGAAACTGTCGCCTGTTATGCGGATCTGACTGGCGGCGTTTAG
- the regB gene encoding sensor histidine kinase RegB, translating into MTAVQPALMPIRARRDWVRLRTLIYLRWLAVLGQTIAIVVATQFLAIDLRLDFVFLLIAGSALFNIGSTVIHPENKRLNHRDATLVLLVDLAQLGALLYLSGGLANPFAVMVLVQTIISATVLTLSSTLLLGAVTLAMITLLGLFNIPLHTADGVLLAIPPIIILGNAVALSISVVFLSVYARRVTMESNSMSEALTATQLALEREQKLTALGGVVAAAAHELGTPLATIKLASAELAEELEDFPELRDDAILIRTQADRCRDILASMGKVGKEDTLVRFAPLSAVVGEAAAPHMNRGITVYLRVQGIWQDGPEAEATPDEPDISRSPEVIHGLRNLVQNAVDFAYSSVWIDMGWTEEKLQVRVGDDGRGYPADLIGRIGDPFVRRRSAAKRQQRRPGYQGMGLGLFIAKTLLERTGATLTFVNGLPDDGGQVEPQSAEPSGAIVEAVWQRGVLDVPRDVSRGPLEANTALTNS; encoded by the coding sequence ATGACAGCGGTTCAGCCAGCATTGATGCCGATCCGTGCCCGGCGGGACTGGGTGCGCCTGCGCACGTTAATCTACCTGCGCTGGCTGGCAGTGCTGGGCCAGACCATCGCCATCGTTGTTGCCACCCAGTTCCTCGCCATCGACCTGCGGCTCGACTTCGTCTTCCTGCTGATCGCCGGTTCCGCGCTGTTCAACATCGGTTCCACCGTCATCCACCCGGAAAACAAGCGCCTCAATCATCGCGACGCAACGCTGGTGCTGCTCGTCGATCTCGCGCAGCTGGGGGCGCTGCTCTACCTTTCCGGCGGGCTGGCCAACCCGTTTGCCGTCATGGTGCTGGTGCAGACGATCATCAGTGCCACGGTGCTGACGCTGAGTTCGACGCTGCTGCTCGGCGCAGTAACTTTGGCCATGATCACGCTGCTCGGGCTGTTCAACATTCCACTGCACACCGCCGATGGCGTGCTGCTGGCCATTCCGCCGATCATCATTCTCGGCAATGCCGTCGCCTTGTCGATCTCGGTTGTCTTTCTCTCCGTCTATGCCCGGCGGGTGACGATGGAGAGCAACTCGATGTCCGAGGCTCTGACTGCCACGCAGCTGGCGCTGGAGCGTGAACAGAAACTGACAGCGCTGGGTGGCGTGGTGGCGGCGGCGGCACATGAACTGGGCACGCCACTGGCGACCATCAAGCTGGCCTCCGCCGAACTGGCGGAGGAACTGGAGGATTTTCCGGAACTGCGCGACGATGCGATCCTGATCCGAACCCAGGCCGACCGCTGCCGTGACATTCTTGCCTCCATGGGCAAGGTCGGCAAGGAAGACACCCTGGTGCGCTTCGCTCCGCTGAGCGCTGTGGTCGGCGAGGCTGCGGCCCCCCACATGAACCGGGGCATTACCGTCTATCTGCGGGTACAGGGTATCTGGCAGGACGGGCCGGAGGCGGAGGCGACCCCCGACGAACCCGACATTTCCCGCAGCCCGGAAGTAATTCACGGCCTGCGCAACCTCGTGCAGAACGCCGTCGACTTTGCCTACAGTTCCGTCTGGATCGACATGGGCTGGACAGAGGAGAAATTGCAGGTGCGCGTCGGAGACGACGGTCGTGGTTACCCCGCGGACCTTATCGGACGCATCGGCGACCCATTCGTCCGCCGGCGCAGCGCCGCCAAGCGTCAGCAGCGCCGACCAGGCTATCAGGGAATGGGTCTCGGCCTGTTCATCGCCAAGACATTGCTGGAACGCACTGGCGCCACCCTGACCTTTGTCAACGGGCTGCCCGATGACGGGGGACAGGTCGAACCCCAGAGCGCCGAACCCTCGGGTGCGATCGTCGAGGCAGTGTGGCAACGCGGCGTCCTCGACGTGCCGCGCGATGTCTCCCGCGGGCCGCTGGAAGCCAACACCGCGCTGACGAATTCCTGA